Proteins from one Hydrogenivirga caldilitoris genomic window:
- the ybeY gene encoding rRNA maturation RNase YbeY, which translates to MRLMNEIAIKLKRRKLRKRWLKERAELILDILGVKDSELSILITTDEEIRELNKAYRGKDEPTDVLSFPIGEKVGDRLILGDVVISLDTANRQALEWGCGLDEEVERLLAHGIIHLLGYDHELGGEEERKFKALEEKVNAELRRG; encoded by the coding sequence ATGAGGCTCATGAACGAGATAGCGATAAAGTTGAAGAGAAGAAAGCTCAGGAAGAGGTGGCTGAAGGAGAGAGCTGAGCTTATCCTGGACATCTTAGGGGTTAAAGACTCTGAGCTGAGTATCCTGATAACGACCGATGAAGAGATTAGGGAATTAAACAAAGCGTACAGGGGGAAGGACGAGCCTACGGACGTTCTCTCCTTTCCTATAGGAGAGAAAGTGGGGGACAGACTCATATTAGGGGACGTGGTTATCTCCCTTGATACAGCTAACAGGCAAGCTTTAGAGTGGGGATGCGGTCTTGATGAGGAGGTTGAAAGGCTTCTGGCTCATGGAATCATACACCTGCTCGGTTACGACCATGAGCTGGGAGGTGAGGAAGAGAGGAAGTTCAAAGCCCTTGAGGAGAAAGTTAATGCTGAACTCAGAAGAGGCTAA
- a CDS encoding PhoH family protein, with product MTSRVALEEKIDLGRYDERFYAIVGRGDENIKYFSKPFDVRIIPRGTELIIKGEDDKVRRFTAFLKATMLRLDRERLTSKEVREYAKDFLEKAEGHENIPEEEGEIILVTHRRRAIAPKTPTQRRYVQAIKSNDVVFGVGPAGTGKTYLAMAMALAHLKEQKVNKIILTRPAVEAGEKLGFLPGTIAEKVDPYLRPLYDALYDMVDYDKAMYMLERNIIEIAPLAFMRGRTLNDSFIILDEAQNATKEQMKMFLTRIGFGSKVVVTGDITQIDLPKKEHSGLVEALRVLKGVPGIDFVWFSQEDVVRHPIVARIIEAYEAHERDSDKVEEKKAQEEVAEGES from the coding sequence ATGACGAGTAGAGTTGCCTTAGAAGAGAAGATAGACCTCGGAAGGTACGACGAGAGGTTCTACGCCATAGTTGGTAGGGGCGATGAGAACATAAAATACTTCTCAAAGCCCTTTGATGTTCGTATCATTCCAAGAGGCACCGAGCTTATAATCAAGGGTGAAGACGACAAGGTGAGGAGGTTCACTGCCTTCCTGAAAGCCACGATGCTGAGGCTTGACAGGGAAAGGCTTACATCAAAGGAAGTTAGGGAGTATGCCAAGGACTTCCTTGAGAAGGCGGAGGGACACGAGAATATCCCTGAGGAGGAAGGGGAGATAATCCTTGTAACCCATAGAAGAAGGGCGATAGCACCAAAAACCCCTACCCAGAGAAGGTACGTACAGGCAATAAAGAGCAACGACGTGGTCTTCGGAGTTGGACCCGCGGGGACAGGTAAAACTTATCTGGCAATGGCTATGGCACTTGCCCACCTTAAGGAACAAAAGGTTAACAAGATAATACTTACAAGACCTGCCGTAGAGGCGGGTGAAAAGCTTGGATTTTTGCCGGGAACCATAGCCGAGAAGGTAGACCCCTACCTGAGACCCCTGTACGACGCCCTCTATGACATGGTTGATTACGATAAGGCTATGTATATGCTTGAGAGAAACATAATAGAGATAGCGCCCCTCGCATTCATGAGAGGTAGAACGCTGAATGACTCCTTCATAATCCTTGACGAAGCCCAGAACGCAACCAAGGAACAGATGAAGATGTTCCTGACCCGTATAGGTTTTGGTTCAAAGGTGGTTGTTACCGGTGACATAACCCAGATAGATCTTCCCAAGAAAGAGCATTCCGGGCTTGTGGAAGCTTTAAGGGTATTAAAGGGTGTTCCAGGGATAGATTTCGTCTGGTTCTCTCAGGAAGACGTAGTCAGGCACCCTATAGTAGCCAGGATAATAGAGGCTTATGAGGCTCATGAACGAGATAGCGATAAAGTTGAAGAGAAGAAAGCTCAGGAAGAGGTGGCTGAAGGAGAGAGCTGA
- a CDS encoding zinc metalloprotease HtpX, whose product MGYMLRTVLLLGLLTGILLFIGNLIGGQTGVIVAFLIAAVMNFMAYWFSDRIVLSMYGAKEISYEEAPWLHRIVEELARRANIPKPPIYLVPMEQPNAFATGRGPGHAAVAVTRGILDILDEEELKGVLAHELAHIKNRDVLVASIAATIAGAISMIVHWLQWALIFGWGRDEENNNPLSIVGSILMIIITPIIAALIQMAISRSREYLADETGAYICGCPLSLAKALEKIHNYVTRVPAPVNEGTAHLFIENPLKGEGIMELFSTHPSTEKRIAKLVEIARKMGQVS is encoded by the coding sequence ATGGGATACATGCTGAGGACAGTGTTGCTCCTCGGACTACTTACCGGCATACTGCTCTTTATAGGAAACCTGATAGGAGGGCAGACCGGCGTAATAGTGGCTTTCTTGATAGCCGCTGTCATGAACTTTATGGCTTACTGGTTCTCGGACAGGATAGTTTTATCAATGTACGGAGCTAAGGAGATAAGCTACGAGGAGGCACCGTGGCTGCACAGGATAGTGGAGGAGCTTGCAAGGAGAGCTAACATTCCCAAACCCCCTATATACCTTGTTCCTATGGAACAGCCTAACGCTTTCGCCACTGGAAGAGGACCGGGACACGCAGCGGTGGCTGTAACCAGAGGTATCCTTGACATACTTGATGAGGAGGAGTTAAAGGGTGTTCTTGCCCATGAGCTTGCCCACATAAAGAATAGAGACGTTCTTGTAGCTTCAATAGCAGCTACCATAGCAGGCGCAATATCCATGATAGTTCACTGGCTTCAGTGGGCTCTGATATTCGGCTGGGGAAGGGACGAGGAGAACAATAATCCACTCTCAATAGTAGGTAGCATACTAATGATAATAATTACGCCTATAATAGCCGCCTTAATACAGATGGCTATATCCCGTTCAAGGGAATACCTTGCCGATGAGACAGGAGCCTACATATGTGGGTGCCCGTTGTCCCTTGCAAAAGCCCTTGAAAAGATACACAACTATGTGACACGGGTTCCTGCTCCTGTCAACGAAGGGACAGCCCATCTGTTTATAGAGAATCCTCTCAAGGGAGAGGGAATAATGGAGCTATTCTCAACTCATCCCTCCACCGAGAAGAGGATCGCAAAACTCGTGGAAATCGCAAGGAAGATGGGTCAGGTTAGCTAA
- the pspA gene encoding phosphoserine phosphatase PspA translates to MLKLIIARHAESQWNPVGRYQGLLDPELTERGKAQAEALAYEFQKEKVSRIYSSPLKRTFQTAKIISDKLAVPLHREDRVIEIDHGNWSGMLVDEVKEKYPREFEMWLKEPHRVKFEGGESLEDVFRRVKDFLEYVRKEHEDETVIVVSHTVPIRCMYCALLDIDLSKFWSFGCDNASYSVVIMEDERNVLQKLNITCHLGELYVQAHKAL, encoded by the coding sequence ATGCTGAAACTCATAATAGCAAGGCACGCTGAGAGCCAATGGAACCCCGTAGGACGTTATCAGGGTCTCCTTGACCCCGAACTTACGGAAAGAGGAAAGGCTCAGGCAGAAGCTCTCGCATATGAGTTCCAGAAGGAGAAAGTTTCTCGGATATATTCGTCCCCCCTCAAGAGGACCTTCCAAACTGCCAAGATAATATCCGACAAGCTTGCAGTACCCCTGCACAGGGAGGATAGGGTGATAGAGATAGACCACGGGAACTGGTCAGGCATGCTAGTTGATGAGGTGAAGGAGAAGTATCCCAGAGAATTTGAGATGTGGCTTAAAGAACCCCACAGGGTGAAGTTTGAAGGCGGAGAAAGCCTTGAAGATGTCTTCAGAAGGGTAAAGGACTTCTTAGAATACGTTAGGAAGGAACATGAAGATGAAACAGTGATCGTGGTTTCCCACACTGTACCGATAAGGTGTATGTACTGTGCACTTCTGGACATAGACCTTTCCAAGTTCTGGAGCTTTGGCTGTGACAACGCTTCATACTCTGTTGTTATTATGGAAGATGAAAGGAACGTTTTACAGAAGCTGAACATAACTTGTCATCTGGGGGAGTTGTATGTACAAGCCCATAAAGCTCTTTAG
- a CDS encoding tetratricopeptide repeat protein, producing MYKPIKLFSFILLVASLSLGSNLSESISLKVKVIGRVAEEKPRLMPPDTVSLKGDIPPLDLSGELLEPPKTIEEPPIDIPKEGGGCGEPKDKTYYIAGLKHYVEGNLKRAESRFLDVLSLQSSAFVPQSEYMLGLIYSKTNREEEALKFFQSSCSAQHPFKQAACESMYALEFKLKGEPVETEEPELWGRVYEIKTSSGIKAPYCEGVVFVNYCRYVQDFAEGRVNEDYRESTELRKAIVLMNSGDLGGAKSILRRYSKPLSPYREEALYYLGVIALKEGRKEEAYKLASLLEVSNSNYAQHLFLMLSQEDVLFSKVAYEVTGSKEALRSAGVHSYNRGDYRLAYAELTKAGEYLIAAYAAIKEGDYQRAYESLQKVEKRDQGYYTWLLETLYWLGKDGEMEKVLSEIKDKYPKLYKEYKGWLAFRKENWMEAYRLFDDPYHRALALFNAGKYPEVLKVISEAKDLKSRLLKAKAAISLGNGSLAREFLTDQSGEEIYLTGMSFFIEGKYQEAINYFNKLLENKEYKSRALLRIADSYYNLGEYERAKELYKEILTFYADSPEALDATLALAQIELQKPTKDLERLVRDFESKFPGSPMITDLKYQLAGMYIKENRREEARSILEELLEKENYRAKALIRLAQIEEDPKKKEDLLKEAILKGRGEDKEKATGMLMSLYLEKKEFEKLADFLSTGDFDDRKKALSIYLSENIEKAIKLFDELIKENPSDQELRDKAMELYNKTKGRKYLTIAKDSQNPKVRARALYLLGLIQKKTDKNKALEYFVEVVLSAEGIQPYYNRSILEAVDILLSMNARKDASCLLAKLDSRYLTKKDIKKVNILKNKLPKCEVKK from the coding sequence ATGTACAAGCCCATAAAGCTCTTTAGTTTTATACTTCTGGTGGCCTCCTTATCCCTTGGCTCAAACTTGAGTGAAAGTATAAGCCTGAAGGTGAAGGTTATAGGGAGGGTCGCTGAGGAAAAGCCACGTTTGATGCCTCCGGATACGGTCTCCCTTAAAGGGGACATACCACCCCTTGACCTCTCTGGAGAGTTGCTTGAACCACCAAAGACGATAGAGGAGCCGCCCATAGATATACCTAAGGAGGGAGGCGGGTGTGGAGAACCTAAGGATAAAACCTACTACATAGCCGGACTAAAACACTACGTTGAGGGGAACCTAAAGAGGGCGGAAAGTAGATTCCTGGATGTTCTATCCCTCCAGAGTTCTGCCTTTGTTCCCCAATCAGAGTACATGCTTGGGCTTATATACTCCAAAACCAACAGGGAGGAGGAAGCCCTAAAGTTCTTCCAAAGCTCCTGCTCAGCACAACATCCCTTTAAACAGGCAGCCTGCGAGTCTATGTACGCTCTTGAGTTCAAGTTGAAAGGAGAACCGGTTGAAACCGAAGAGCCGGAGCTATGGGGCAGGGTTTACGAGATAAAAACCTCCTCAGGCATAAAAGCCCCATACTGTGAGGGTGTCGTGTTCGTAAATTACTGCAGGTACGTTCAGGACTTTGCGGAAGGGAGGGTAAACGAAGACTACAGGGAAAGCACGGAGTTGAGGAAAGCTATAGTGCTTATGAATTCAGGAGACCTCGGTGGGGCTAAGAGCATACTCAGGAGATACAGCAAACCTCTGAGTCCTTACAGGGAGGAGGCTCTATACTATCTTGGGGTGATAGCCCTCAAGGAAGGCAGGAAAGAAGAGGCGTACAAGCTCGCCTCTCTTCTTGAGGTATCAAACAGTAACTACGCTCAGCATCTGTTTCTGATGCTCTCCCAGGAAGACGTCCTCTTTTCCAAGGTCGCCTATGAGGTAACGGGTTCAAAGGAAGCTCTCAGGAGCGCAGGAGTTCACTCCTACAACAGGGGAGATTACAGATTAGCCTATGCCGAGTTAACAAAGGCTGGGGAGTATCTAATTGCTGCTTACGCAGCCATCAAGGAGGGAGATTATCAGAGAGCCTATGAGTCTCTTCAAAAAGTGGAGAAAAGGGATCAAGGCTACTACACATGGCTACTGGAAACCCTTTACTGGCTTGGGAAGGACGGGGAGATGGAGAAAGTCCTGTCCGAGATAAAGGACAAATATCCCAAACTTTACAAGGAGTATAAAGGGTGGCTCGCCTTCAGGAAAGAGAACTGGATGGAAGCTTACAGACTTTTTGACGACCCCTATCACAGGGCTTTAGCCCTCTTCAACGCGGGCAAGTATCCGGAAGTTCTAAAGGTCATAAGTGAAGCTAAAGACCTAAAGAGCAGGCTTTTAAAGGCAAAGGCTGCCATCTCTTTAGGGAACGGGTCTCTTGCAAGGGAGTTTCTCACAGACCAGAGCGGTGAGGAGATATACCTTACGGGGATGAGCTTCTTCATTGAGGGGAAGTATCAGGAGGCTATAAACTACTTCAACAAACTCCTTGAAAACAAAGAATACAAGAGCAGGGCACTCCTGAGAATTGCAGACTCCTACTATAACCTCGGTGAATATGAAAGGGCAAAGGAGCTTTATAAGGAGATACTTACCTTTTACGCGGACTCCCCTGAAGCCTTAGATGCAACCCTCGCCTTAGCCCAAATAGAGCTACAGAAACCAACCAAAGACCTTGAAAGGCTCGTAAGGGACTTTGAAAGTAAGTTTCCTGGTTCCCCAATGATAACCGACCTCAAGTACCAGCTTGCGGGCATGTATATAAAGGAGAACAGAAGGGAAGAAGCCAGAAGTATACTTGAAGAACTACTTGAGAAAGAAAACTACAGAGCCAAGGCTCTTATAAGATTAGCTCAGATAGAGGAGGACCCCAAAAAGAAGGAGGACCTCCTGAAGGAAGCGATTCTGAAGGGAAGAGGTGAGGACAAAGAGAAAGCCACAGGCATGCTTATGAGCCTGTATCTTGAAAAGAAGGAGTTTGAAAAGCTCGCAGATTTTCTGAGTACCGGAGACTTTGATGACAGAAAGAAAGCCCTATCCATATACCTATCCGAGAATATAGAGAAGGCGATAAAGCTCTTTGATGAGCTGATCAAGGAAAATCCGTCTGATCAGGAGCTTAGAGATAAGGCTATGGAGCTTTACAATAAAACCAAGGGCAGAAAGTACCTGACGATAGCGAAAGATAGCCAGAACCCGAAGGTGAGAGCAAGGGCACTCTATCTGCTTGGACTCATTCAAAAGAAGACGGATAAGAATAAAGCCCTTGAGTATTTCGTTGAGGTCGTTCTCTCCGCAGAGGGAATTCAACCTTACTACAACAGAAGTATCCTTGAGGCGGTGGATATACTTCTATCAATGAACGCCCGTAAGGATGCATCGTGCCTACTGGCTAAGCTGGACTCCCGCTACCTTACCAAGAAGGACATAAAAAAGGTTAATATATTGAAGAATAAGTTACCCAAGTGTGAGGTGAAGAAGTGA
- a CDS encoding MotA/TolQ/ExbB proton channel family protein, whose amino-acid sequence MEGALGQVFELIRKGGIVMYPLIILSVLSWVYIIERVINLRVGSFLPSNLNEVKLLLQKMDVDGAYKVLSLNRDIFSRALKTTLEEYLKGNRRKPELTAIAERELSAVVPAVEKNLMLLSAIASIAPLLGLFGTITGLIKVFSAYASVQTEEALRLLASGIGEALTAAATGLIVAIPALFAYWIFRNLGSDIIEKVEKEAREILDLLE is encoded by the coding sequence ATGGAGGGAGCTTTAGGACAGGTGTTTGAGCTCATAAGGAAGGGTGGTATAGTTATGTACCCCCTGATCATACTCTCGGTGCTATCGTGGGTTTACATAATTGAGAGGGTAATAAACTTAAGGGTGGGCTCTTTCTTACCCTCTAACCTGAATGAGGTTAAGCTTCTTCTCCAGAAGATGGATGTTGACGGAGCCTACAAGGTGCTTTCCCTTAACAGGGACATATTCTCAAGAGCTTTAAAAACGACCCTTGAAGAGTACCTGAAGGGAAACAGAAGAAAACCTGAACTCACGGCAATCGCCGAAAGGGAGCTCTCGGCTGTAGTTCCGGCAGTTGAGAAGAACCTTATGCTTCTTTCCGCAATAGCCTCCATAGCTCCCCTGTTGGGTCTGTTCGGAACTATAACGGGTCTTATAAAGGTGTTTTCAGCTTACGCCTCCGTTCAAACGGAAGAAGCACTTAGGCTTTTGGCATCAGGGATAGGGGAAGCACTCACAGCTGCAGCCACAGGATTGATAGTGGCTATACCTGCCCTATTCGCCTACTGGATATTTAGAAATCTCGGAAGCGACATAATTGAAAAGGTTGAGAAGGAAGCTCGTGAGATATTAGACCTGTTGGAGTAA
- a CDS encoding ExbD/TolR family protein, translating to MNLRKRARFGADERAYIDVVPLVDTLLAVFLFLAVLAFQSPLTFIAVKLPEAEKGETQRIRAARVQVTQKGALLLEGKPTDIKTIERFLSDKKPQYLIIEADEDTKHKFVVYVMDTAKKAGVENVIIAVRKKR from the coding sequence ATGAACCTGAGAAAGAGAGCCCGCTTTGGCGCTGATGAGAGAGCCTATATAGACGTTGTCCCTCTCGTTGATACTCTTCTTGCGGTGTTCTTGTTCCTTGCTGTCCTTGCCTTCCAATCACCCTTAACTTTCATAGCCGTTAAACTCCCTGAGGCTGAAAAGGGTGAAACCCAGAGGATAAGAGCAGCAAGGGTTCAGGTTACCCAGAAGGGAGCCCTGCTTTTAGAAGGGAAACCCACAGATATAAAAACCATAGAGCGGTTCCTGAGCGATAAGAAGCCCCAATATCTGATAATTGAAGCCGATGAAGACACAAAACACAAATTTGTCGTTTACGTAATGGACACCGCCAAGAAAGCTGGTGTGGAGAATGTGATAATAGCTGTCCGTAAGAAACGTTAG
- a CDS encoding YdcF family protein, protein MFFLKKFISYLILPPGIFIALFLFIAVLSRKRKIVYIPALAGALSLYLLSIEPFKDLLLYPLESPFKTPKVVRGDAIVVLGGGAYNSGYLKASSYKRLITGFLLHKKTGKPIILSGGAAIGVIPEAKVMKELLMEFGVEEKDIYADLESRDTFENAKYVLGICKRIGCRSLILVTSAFHMRRALSVFEKTGLEIQPYPTDFKFEGKYNLYSMFPKYSVFYDSSIAVREYIGLVFYSLYY, encoded by the coding sequence ATGTTCTTCTTAAAGAAATTCATCTCTTACCTGATACTTCCACCCGGTATATTCATAGCTCTATTCCTTTTCATAGCCGTTTTAAGTCGCAAGAGAAAGATTGTCTACATACCTGCTCTGGCTGGAGCCCTATCCCTTTACCTGCTCTCCATAGAACCTTTTAAAGACCTGCTCCTATACCCGTTGGAAAGCCCCTTTAAGACCCCAAAGGTTGTAAGGGGAGATGCTATAGTAGTCCTCGGAGGGGGAGCCTACAACTCAGGTTATCTGAAGGCGAGCTCTTACAAGAGGCTCATTACCGGTTTCCTCCTCCATAAGAAAACAGGCAAGCCTATTATCCTCTCCGGAGGAGCGGCTATAGGTGTTATCCCAGAGGCAAAGGTTATGAAAGAGCTCCTTATGGAGTTCGGTGTGGAGGAGAAGGATATATACGCAGACCTGGAAAGTAGGGACACCTTTGAAAATGCCAAGTACGTCCTGGGTATATGTAAAAGAATTGGTTGCAGGAGTTTAATTTTGGTTACTTCAGCCTTTCACATGAGGAGGGCTCTCTCTGTGTTTGAGAAAACAGGACTTGAGATACAACCCTACCCCACCGACTTTAAGTTTGAGGGAAAGTACAACCTATACAGTATGTTTCCTAAGTACAGCGTTTTCTATGATTCCTCAATAGCCGTGAGGGAGTACATAGGTCTCGTGTTTTACAGCCTATACTATTGA
- the proB gene encoding glutamate 5-kinase yields MRIVFKVGSNLLQTERNDIDLKFIAKLAESFKELREKGDQLLLVSSGAVLCGAKKLGYGEKPNELTLRQALAGIGQAYLMHLYDTVFSNYGLTVAQVLLTNDIFRKENEDRFANAQNTLEKLLELGVIPVVNENDTVAVSELVFGDNDFLSVYVSYMLKADLLVILSSAGGLLDEEGNLVQEVRDMEEAFRFVKGTGSKFGSGGMRSKLEATRLAVSIGIPVIITGKEDNLVEVRELKTAGTLFRPVQRRLRGRLKSIAMIEEPKGAIVIDDGAVEALRKGMSLLPAGVIRAEGSFSAGDVVSVMNSEGIVIGKGRVNFSKDEIEKVKGLKGAEVKKLLKTQKEEVIHRDHLVVFQ; encoded by the coding sequence ATGAGGATAGTTTTTAAGGTGGGTTCAAACCTCCTTCAAACGGAGAGGAACGATATTGACCTTAAATTTATAGCGAAACTCGCAGAGTCCTTCAAAGAGCTCAGGGAAAAGGGAGACCAGTTGCTCCTCGTATCCTCAGGAGCTGTCCTGTGCGGGGCAAAGAAACTCGGATACGGAGAGAAGCCTAATGAGCTTACACTGAGGCAAGCTCTTGCCGGTATAGGTCAGGCGTACCTTATGCACCTGTATGATACGGTTTTCTCCAACTACGGACTAACTGTAGCTCAGGTCCTGCTCACCAACGATATTTTTCGCAAGGAGAATGAAGACAGGTTTGCCAACGCCCAGAATACCCTTGAGAAGCTTCTTGAACTTGGAGTAATTCCAGTTGTGAACGAGAACGATACGGTGGCGGTGAGTGAGCTTGTTTTTGGAGATAATGACTTCCTGTCAGTATACGTGAGCTATATGCTTAAAGCTGACCTCCTTGTGATTCTGTCCAGTGCCGGAGGGCTACTTGATGAGGAGGGCAACTTGGTGCAAGAGGTAAGGGATATGGAAGAAGCCTTCAGGTTTGTGAAGGGGACCGGAAGCAAGTTTGGAAGTGGGGGAATGAGAAGTAAGCTTGAAGCTACAAGGCTTGCTGTATCAATAGGCATACCCGTTATCATAACGGGGAAGGAGGACAACCTCGTTGAGGTAAGGGAGTTAAAAACCGCTGGGACCCTCTTCAGACCGGTTCAGAGGAGGCTCAGGGGGAGACTTAAATCCATCGCCATGATAGAGGAACCTAAGGGTGCCATCGTGATAGATGACGGAGCTGTTGAGGCGTTGAGGAAGGGTATGAGCTTACTACCGGCTGGTGTTATAAGGGCTGAGGGGAGCTTCTCAGCAGGTGATGTGGTTAGCGTTATGAACTCTGAAGGTATCGTCATAGGAAAGGGCAGAGTGAACTTCTCTAAGGATGAGATTGAAAAGGTTAAGGGGCTGAAAGGAGCAGAGGTAAAAAAACTTTTAAAAACTCAGAAGGAGGAGGTTATACACAGGGACCATCTGGTAGTTTTTCAATAG
- a CDS encoding M20 family metallopeptidase, whose protein sequence is MEVRERVKNLLKELISIRSVSGEEREIQEFIENRLNRVGIKLKRQAVDKDRFNLVYLNDSPYVISCHVDTVPPIDMDGAFEPKETDGRIYGRGASDVKGALSALLTAVELFKEKNQEKELPVSLAFVVDEETNSAIGSQKVVDVLGKDRLCLVLEPTYGALCTAQNGAVEFSLRVEGESAHGAEFEKVENPIRVCMELIYTIENRLSKPVNVLMLHGGDGNYLVPKSCEALLEVKLWAGESWREVEERIREAIKEVRTTCRVHYTLEDAEDFLEFNYEGLLDKLSLAYERALNKKPELGTMPSWTDGANFHRAGYRCVVFGFGSLKDSHTARESIAIDELENMTLLFLELFEVLR, encoded by the coding sequence ATGGAAGTCAGGGAAAGGGTAAAAAACCTCTTGAAGGAACTTATAAGTATAAGGAGCGTATCGGGAGAAGAAAGGGAGATACAGGAATTCATAGAAAACCGTTTGAACAGGGTGGGGATTAAGCTTAAAAGGCAGGCGGTTGATAAGGACAGGTTCAACCTTGTGTATTTAAATGACTCACCCTACGTGATATCCTGCCACGTTGATACGGTTCCACCTATTGACATGGATGGTGCTTTTGAGCCTAAAGAAACGGACGGTCGGATATACGGAAGAGGAGCAAGCGATGTCAAAGGAGCTCTCTCTGCCCTCCTCACGGCTGTTGAGCTCTTTAAGGAAAAGAACCAGGAAAAGGAACTTCCTGTTTCTCTTGCCTTTGTGGTTGATGAGGAGACAAACTCAGCTATAGGTTCTCAGAAGGTCGTTGATGTCCTTGGTAAGGATAGGCTTTGCCTCGTCCTTGAACCGACTTACGGGGCTCTCTGCACGGCTCAGAACGGAGCGGTTGAGTTCTCTCTTAGGGTTGAGGGGGAAAGTGCCCATGGCGCTGAATTTGAGAAGGTTGAAAACCCTATAAGGGTTTGTATGGAGCTCATATACACCATAGAGAACAGGCTTTCTAAGCCAGTAAACGTGCTTATGCTTCATGGAGGCGACGGTAATTACCTTGTCCCGAAGAGTTGTGAGGCTCTGCTTGAGGTAAAGCTATGGGCTGGAGAAAGCTGGAGGGAAGTTGAAGAAAGGATAAGGGAGGCTATAAAGGAGGTCAGAACCACCTGCAGGGTGCATTACACTTTGGAGGATGCCGAAGACTTCTTGGAGTTTAACTATGAAGGATTGCTTGACAAGCTGAGCCTTGCTTACGAGAGAGCTCTGAATAAAAAGCCTGAGTTGGGAACCATGCCCTCCTGGACCGACGGAGCTAACTTTCACAGAGCTGGATATCGTTGTGTGGTATTTGGATTTGGAAGTTTGAAAGACAGTCATACTGCCAGGGAGAGCATAGCCATAGATGAACTTGAAAACATGACTCTCCTCTTTTTGGAACTCTTTGAGGTGCTCAGATGA